A part of Desulfomicrobium baculatum DSM 4028 genomic DNA contains:
- a CDS encoding HEAT repeat domain-containing protein, with protein MFVEKKLVSKVAIGIILLGFIVVTFMILGRSIPELFRYYNDLFGPVFIVLVLLTVALAGSIFTAITSRDDLDARSALAALLKELNSEVAERRIKALQVLVSTGHKQSASILSKHLLEDKAALVRVVSARGLGEVGGRKALDSLNQALDDAELDVRLEAAKSVFQIKQVAPKSLSLIQDVSPSVGLLGTVIGLMMGFAGMNLAETELEVAIQNITRTMAMACSTTVYGIILGLGAMLAIAVLTRRGNSAQ; from the coding sequence ATGTTTGTTGAAAAAAAATTGGTAAGTAAGGTCGCAATTGGAATCATTCTCCTGGGCTTCATCGTCGTAACATTCATGATTCTTGGCAGATCCATTCCTGAGCTGTTTCGTTACTATAACGACCTGTTTGGCCCAGTGTTTATCGTCCTGGTTCTGCTTACGGTTGCTCTTGCCGGGTCTATCTTTACAGCGATTACCAGCAGGGATGATCTGGATGCGCGCAGCGCCCTTGCTGCCTTGCTAAAGGAGTTGAACAGCGAGGTCGCAGAGAGAAGGATCAAGGCGCTCCAGGTATTGGTCTCAACAGGGCACAAGCAGTCTGCCTCGATATTAAGCAAGCATCTGCTTGAGGACAAGGCGGCTCTTGTTCGAGTCGTTTCTGCTCGCGGTCTTGGGGAGGTGGGAGGAAGAAAGGCGCTGGATTCTTTGAACCAGGCATTGGATGACGCAGAACTCGATGTCCGCCTGGAGGCAGCGAAATCGGTTTTTCAGATCAAGCAGGTGGCTCCCAAGTCTTTGAGCCTGATTCAGGATGTTAGTCCCTCGGTGGGCCTACTCGGCACGGTGATCGGATTGATGATGGGCTTTGCCGGGATGAATTTGGCCGAAACGGAACTGGAGGTTGCCATTCAGAATATCACCAGGACCATGGCGATGGCCTGTTCCACTACCGTGTATGGGATTATCCTCGGGCTCGGAGCGATGCTGGCGATTGCTGTTCTGACTCGACGAGGAAACTCTGCTCAGTAG
- a CDS encoding ExbD/TolR family protein, whose amino-acid sequence MKGMLSFLDIIAILLIVFMAISALLAKNAGDKYRKEYQTKVELLEKARQQEEQKGQDIGESDLFISVTAEGKMVMEGSPLPSAKTVGSVLEMGDALKLLRPTKAYLRVDKSVPTGTTQEILLICQELGVLGYLVAAEPAVGR is encoded by the coding sequence ATGAAAGGCATGCTTAGCTTTCTGGACATCATCGCGATCCTGCTGATTGTGTTCATGGCGATCTCGGCCTTGTTGGCCAAGAACGCCGGCGACAAGTACCGCAAGGAGTATCAGACCAAGGTCGAACTCCTGGAGAAGGCCAGGCAGCAGGAGGAGCAAAAGGGGCAGGATATCGGTGAGTCGGACCTCTTCATTTCAGTCACAGCTGAAGGGAAGATGGTCATGGAGGGCAGTCCGCTGCCGTCGGCGAAAACAGTCGGGTCTGTTCTTGAAATGGGGGATGCTCTGAAGCTGCTTCGTCCAACCAAGGCATACCTGCGCGTGGACAAGTCCGTGCCCACAGGGACAACGCAGGAAATTTTGCTCATCTGTCAGGAGTTGGGCGTGCTCGGATATCTCGTTGCGGCAGAGCCTGCCGTAGGGCGGTAA
- a CDS encoding lytic transglycosylase domain-containing protein, with translation MKKIIITASLIFSIIPCAANADFLGAFDSLVEMFRVNTFSEKKYKPQRNNKNVYWNIIVDASRHYDVDPYIIHCVIKHESYFDKNAVSHKGAIGLMQLMPGTAKSLGVVDPYNPVQNIYGGTLYLRKMLYMFDNDLRYALMAYNAGPGRVKRNSIPKVSYAYADRIIRDYNAMRR, from the coding sequence ATGAAGAAAATCATCATCACTGCTTCGTTGATTTTTTCCATCATTCCCTGTGCGGCGAATGCTGATTTTCTGGGAGCCTTCGACTCCCTTGTCGAGATGTTTCGTGTGAATACGTTCTCTGAAAAAAAATATAAGCCACAAAGAAATAATAAAAACGTATATTGGAATATAATTGTCGATGCATCTAGGCACTATGACGTCGACCCTTATATCATTCATTGTGTGATCAAACACGAGTCGTATTTTGATAAGAATGCGGTTTCTCATAAGGGTGCTATCGGACTCATGCAGCTCATGCCTGGTACGGCGAAGTCACTTGGGGTTGTAGACCCGTATAATCCTGTTCAAAATATCTATGGCGGAACACTGTATCTCAGAAAGATGCTGTACATGTTCGATAATGACTTGCGTTATGCACTTATGGCATACAACGCCGGCCCTGGACGGGTGAAAAGAAACTCCATTCCAAAAGTTTCTTATGCTTATGCAGACAGAATTATTCGCGATTACAACGCTATGAGGCGATAA
- a CDS encoding C1 family peptidase has translation MMIDIRSLPGVPSDILMGLGLLGLKTVEGFLSLMQIHESREAFKKMVGLSESALGRSIQQLREHLPKSCGAMHPSPVMPVQLGLSWGHVEASYPANYFGSMAHDSSEEEVDLIPQLPPVRNQGRRGTCVAFAATAAFEHEMRRNGLFGIGNVLAFTRTRSGRKIFRRFDDETKMLSPQFLYWACKSADGVDGPGTMISTAMECLHDRGCCPEKDWPYSPDSQWGNEGQGPPPFGAEESARKRRIAQYDELTSFGSVPLQHMKRLLAQGHLLVFGVPVFPSWGNIETQQTGRVIMPISGEQSLGGHALCLCGYRDDGSCPGGGVFYFRNSWGEEWASQNIRGRGYGEMPYAYMQMYARDVYSMRCEATGLLNFPVAAVRAAIEPGVAFIKSAAMVMLTVAIMSMGSLVAWQFGRAVQLPTAEPQMDTQQPVEQVYSAAMEPKEEGTSSEDRVLENEEMLSTNNVYILNILEDVKNILNR, from the coding sequence ATGATGATTGATATTCGCTCACTACCGGGTGTTCCCAGTGATATCTTGATGGGCTTGGGGCTGCTTGGTTTAAAGACCGTGGAGGGGTTTCTTTCGCTCATGCAGATCCATGAAAGCCGCGAGGCTTTCAAGAAAATGGTCGGTTTGAGCGAAAGTGCACTGGGGCGCAGCATTCAGCAGCTTCGCGAGCATCTTCCGAAAAGCTGCGGGGCCATGCACCCATCGCCTGTAATGCCGGTTCAGCTTGGTTTGAGCTGGGGCCATGTTGAGGCGTCATATCCTGCAAACTATTTTGGATCGATGGCCCATGATTCTTCCGAGGAAGAAGTCGATCTCATTCCTCAGTTGCCACCTGTTCGTAATCAGGGGCGGCGCGGAACTTGTGTCGCTTTTGCCGCTACGGCCGCCTTCGAACATGAAATGCGCAGGAATGGCCTGTTCGGAATAGGAAATGTCCTCGCGTTCACGCGTACGAGAAGCGGGCGCAAAATTTTCCGTAGATTTGATGATGAAACCAAGATGCTTTCGCCGCAGTTTTTGTACTGGGCCTGCAAAAGCGCGGACGGGGTTGATGGCCCAGGGACGATGATCTCAACAGCCATGGAATGCTTGCATGATCGTGGATGTTGTCCGGAAAAAGACTGGCCATATTCCCCTGATTCGCAGTGGGGAAATGAAGGACAGGGGCCACCGCCGTTTGGCGCCGAGGAATCTGCGAGGAAGCGACGTATTGCGCAATATGATGAACTGACGAGCTTCGGCTCCGTCCCCCTTCAGCATATGAAGCGATTGCTGGCACAAGGTCATTTGCTGGTATTTGGCGTGCCCGTGTTTCCAAGCTGGGGAAATATCGAAACCCAGCAGACAGGACGAGTGATCATGCCCATCTCCGGAGAGCAATCTCTCGGTGGCCATGCGCTGTGTCTCTGCGGGTATAGAGACGATGGTTCTTGCCCGGGAGGTGGGGTATTTTACTTCAGAAATTCATGGGGCGAAGAATGGGCTTCCCAGAATATCAGAGGAAGAGGGTACGGCGAAATGCCATACGCATACATGCAGATGTATGCCAGGGATGTTTATTCGATGAGGTGCGAGGCAACAGGTCTGCTGAATTTCCCTGTAGCTGCCGTCCGAGCGGCGATTGAGCCTGGAGTCGCTTTTATTAAGTCCGCGGCTATGGTCATGCTGACAGTGGCAATCATGAGCATGGGCTCCCTTGTTGCCTGGCAATTCGGTCGGGCGGTTCAGTTGCCGACGGCCGAACCTCAGATGGATACGCAGCAGCCCGTTGAGCAGGTATATTCAGCTGCTATGGAGCCAAAGGAAGAAGGCACAAGTTCGGAAGATAGAGTGTTAGAAAACGAAGAAATGTTGTCAACGAACAATGTTTATATCCTTAATATTCTTGAAGACGTAAAGAATATATTGAATAGGTGA
- a CDS encoding SUMF1/EgtB/PvdO family nonheme iron enzyme, with translation MALFAVGSKIFKDYTCKFFVGSGIYGELYHVLSSSGAPYALKVYYDDVLLMNECVAVQDLSLCVNKHLVKIHDFDYTVDGYFCVLTEFIEKNFVSIVSDSPCDEGVAFDYFQQLMECLDVLDFYNIPHGHIKPSNIFIKDSLMIVGDYGTSRYCALYNNEYLSCLPEFGYMCPSSIGCRCGRWSDRWSVAVIFYKLLTGHFPFHAGSFVNNKLSDINIDYVLNKVTKKYREIFEHFFRFYSDIESHCKNEYDVKKIISAHSMRFNKEQCRNVKTIYEYDSQSNIILGRINPELGESIVEPILGMRFVWIPAGAFVMGGNDDPESCEFEEPVHQVVLSKGFWMGIYAVTQKQWKGLVASHPSFVQDDIRPVTNISWYDAQEFARTFTECSKGVKFALPTEAQWEYACRAGTITPYYWGDEAECWLANYGNGLTQECRNRNPGVSSPVGCYPPNPWKLYDMCGNVWEWCQDYAGRYGATIQIDPCLLQRSESAFQVPSRYSSLWFPERSVIHDPRICRGGCNFDYSNALRSSARGVASAQEGRINLGFRLVMTVDES, from the coding sequence ATGGCACTATTTGCTGTTGGATCAAAAATTTTTAAAGATTATACGTGTAAATTTTTTGTTGGGTCAGGAATTTATGGTGAATTATATCATGTCCTAAGCTCTTCTGGAGCTCCGTATGCGCTCAAAGTTTATTATGATGATGTATTATTGATGAATGAGTGTGTAGCTGTTCAAGATTTATCTTTGTGCGTGAATAAGCATTTAGTAAAAATACATGATTTTGATTATACAGTAGATGGATATTTTTGTGTATTAACTGAATTTATTGAGAAGAATTTTGTAAGCATTGTCAGTGATTCTCCTTGTGATGAAGGGGTTGCATTCGATTATTTTCAGCAACTGATGGAGTGCTTAGATGTTTTAGATTTTTATAACATTCCACATGGTCATATAAAACCATCGAATATATTTATCAAAGATTCATTGATGATAGTTGGTGATTATGGTACATCAAGATATTGTGCGCTGTATAATAATGAGTATTTGTCTTGTCTGCCTGAGTTTGGGTATATGTGCCCAAGTAGTATTGGGTGTCGCTGTGGGCGATGGTCCGACCGTTGGTCTGTCGCTGTAATTTTTTATAAATTACTGACGGGCCACTTTCCGTTCCATGCTGGATCTTTTGTTAATAATAAACTTTCTGATATAAATATTGATTATGTATTAAATAAAGTAACAAAAAAATACAGAGAAATATTTGAGCATTTTTTTAGATTTTATTCTGATATAGAATCACATTGTAAGAATGAATATGATGTAAAAAAAATTATTTCAGCACATAGTATGCGATTCAATAAAGAGCAGTGTCGTAACGTTAAAACAATTTATGAATACGATAGTCAATCAAATATTATTCTGGGCCGCATAAATCCTGAACTTGGAGAAAGTATTGTAGAGCCGATATTGGGAATGCGTTTTGTATGGATTCCTGCTGGGGCATTCGTTATGGGCGGTAATGATGACCCGGAAAGTTGTGAATTCGAAGAACCTGTCCACCAAGTTGTTTTGAGTAAAGGTTTTTGGATGGGTATCTATGCGGTTACCCAGAAACAATGGAAGGGACTGGTGGCTTCTCATCCGTCTTTTGTTCAAGATGATATCCGACCGGTTACAAACATCTCGTGGTATGATGCTCAAGAGTTTGCGCGCACGTTTACTGAGTGCTCGAAAGGTGTGAAATTTGCTTTGCCTACTGAGGCGCAGTGGGAGTATGCATGTAGAGCAGGGACAATTACTCCATACTATTGGGGCGATGAGGCGGAGTGCTGGCTAGCTAATTATGGTAATGGGCTTACTCAAGAGTGCAGAAATCGTAATCCTGGGGTATCTTCTCCCGTTGGGTGCTATCCGCCCAATCCTTGGAAGCTATATGATATGTGCGGAAATGTCTGGGAATGGTGCCAAGATTATGCTGGTCGCTATGGGGCTACAATACAGATTGATCCCTGTCTTTTGCAACGCTCAGAAAGCGCTTTTCAGGTTCCCTCAAGGTATTCATCACTCTGGTTTCCAGAGCGATCCGTCATCCATGACCCGCGTATATGTCGTGGAGGGTGCAATTTTGATTATTCTAATGCCTTGAGGTCCTCGGCACGTGGTGTCGCTTCAGCACAAGAAGGCAGAATCAATCTCGGATTTCGTTTGGTAATGACTGTTGACGAGAGTTAA
- a CDS encoding ATP-binding protein, whose product MSDSGIFKFDDEKYRYIPGPLFTIVKEFHIEENVFKKAHRLINLFEWIYKWHSVLVVSDLMRGNKIAEDMKLFLSQVLREPSMGNWYYIFDYALEEMSAFSIAWVNLETLRAKHKRHSIVSFRNKYAHGAMPDDDECILDCKEYYPVLQDLLDSKMMKDLRLLVGHSGSTIMLLGPDEISVEKDVPSGQAAVLLPDGQLLDIWPLGVYQEDPLGIKGKGFYFFNSIRQKKEAIEQLSYELPSLRRNTNFWRPFLKVFPLKDWGQLPGWDFENFRSNIEQLTENFKGRELEQREIKDFMLNGHGTFMVWGGPGIGKSALVAKALKVVRAESSKTSSPSNVIIIEYFIERSSFYASVTEYLRYVNKKLDKYYKIKGIPIGNDESEMRMRLEERLNRIENKINNEMVLLVVDGLDECPEIRNYIPKSRYWLNVLILSREIVEVKDWWRTHDRENKSEKNLEKLSDNEIISLLYDVVDKYQKGFNKEYVFEVCRRSEGNPLYLKLLCDQIYDHGGMVESIDKIPTSLTDLYASTLKRISQQQGGAVALNVLRILAVAKDALSVNMIRLILSHNNKIHIDTQEIINGIDLCRELLFEKFEKNIKEYKFFHDSLRSWIEITYHNEKLMFSGLLAWLCRNWREFSDYEAKVYCFKFAAEHLYDVGDEDGMWELINDKEYFSEQLKYCENFNLESITLKNAVTLYENSNRALSLSRFLYAAMRLRRVIRDSEGRLFSKAKQYLFLNLSNIDLDEIKSILFDDDYINNPVFLNIFLHVLDKECSNYINKIVFDNHKIILMIEEVFKIYNVSTIDLRFISNNFCVSLIDKIYYIFKSSNINLAFDFSVLLIRAYPSLTKKLIRITISKKDSCYYDYFILLLKFVQEHDSTELKDVLFLLVFKCDMVHIKKLILNNILTKYISYCKQEYEINHLLITLVKRMSREGMFRESLSVISHVHEEALIKKLVFIVLQNMIIDGRFEENNYCIESYMEYLSEDDIISLEFMNLYFSKSPRLNFKKIYNIKNSAVLAFTLANIAILTLENNINDFSPDFVFNIEDSSIQFCVLKWCVITCSMNNLFQMSISLIDQYSSCQKGNSSFLVEILSHWISRCDNFLELEIFIQTIDLALRSVDKNISIIMIDIACGLSFSGHIDYVSKCLDEFYLGYKYATDDWIKVSFYKKLSYIDTLYPNNDKVLYCINLVRNDIETWSIIHGILSDHHYFNLMYTNMKLDEYWVILDYCRRISWNSDAEDMFVNDYLFNILPEDSQKLYYIDNIYKLFRLGEGYPSQDCLVEIAGRVYDLNDHDKAIEYIKMIECRDLAVATTTSLLWQTPLDHSIYNELLNLLRGFIYNRDSERVLRGYSILLDSLVEKGFYQISVKIFFNCLKVISDERDIYKIYDLFCIIIIPFVKMHKKYQNHSFSGHFFKLLSNIKTSNNVKFDIFACLIINFKQLNMLSLNFFSFLDGVLNCDLFKTWNYLHCAIWCADVNYRSLSLYYFRKAYSKEFLILSEYRNAVDIFNTKCIIVIEMARCGFYYESNNYFTSLYSWSVLHGYENSVYFGYLSHVFSTENIAFHNKFEFSYENKKYKFLSRLTCSLNEDKIYCLNNILKLVIFNKLDEFYIECDTNQNNLKQLFVRNQEHVNNEAEIFSSCSNYSYDYDFIFEKICFYASKIIMNDNIESICDIIKLLKDYKTSL is encoded by the coding sequence ATGTCTGATTCTGGTATATTCAAGTTTGATGATGAAAAGTATCGCTATATTCCTGGGCCACTATTCACTATAGTCAAGGAATTTCACATTGAAGAGAATGTTTTTAAAAAAGCTCATCGTCTTATAAATCTCTTTGAGTGGATATATAAATGGCATTCTGTATTGGTAGTATCAGATTTAATGCGTGGAAATAAAATTGCTGAAGATATGAAGTTGTTTTTATCTCAAGTTCTCAGAGAGCCTTCTATGGGTAATTGGTATTATATTTTCGACTATGCTCTCGAAGAAATGAGCGCATTTTCAATTGCTTGGGTCAATCTTGAAACCTTGAGAGCTAAACATAAGCGCCATAGTATTGTCAGCTTTCGTAATAAATACGCCCATGGAGCGATGCCTGACGATGATGAGTGTATTTTAGACTGCAAGGAGTATTATCCGGTTTTGCAGGACCTCTTAGATAGCAAAATGATGAAGGATCTAAGATTGCTGGTCGGTCATTCAGGATCAACCATTATGCTTTTGGGTCCTGATGAAATTTCCGTCGAAAAAGATGTGCCCTCTGGCCAAGCCGCAGTCCTTCTGCCAGATGGACAGTTGCTCGATATATGGCCGTTAGGCGTGTACCAAGAAGATCCTCTAGGGATTAAAGGTAAAGGTTTTTACTTTTTCAATTCCATTCGCCAAAAAAAGGAGGCGATTGAGCAACTCAGCTACGAATTGCCTTCTCTTAGGAGAAACACAAATTTCTGGCGGCCATTTCTAAAGGTCTTTCCGCTGAAGGACTGGGGTCAGTTGCCTGGTTGGGATTTTGAGAATTTTCGATCAAACATCGAGCAACTCACAGAGAACTTCAAAGGAAGAGAGTTGGAGCAACGGGAGATCAAGGACTTCATGCTCAATGGCCATGGCACGTTCATGGTGTGGGGTGGTCCCGGCATAGGCAAAAGTGCCCTCGTTGCTAAGGCGTTAAAAGTTGTCCGCGCTGAAAGCTCTAAAACGTCATCGCCTAGCAACGTAATTATAATAGAGTATTTTATAGAGCGCTCAAGTTTTTACGCAAGTGTTACCGAATATTTGAGATATGTTAATAAAAAGCTTGATAAGTATTACAAAATAAAAGGGATCCCCATAGGAAATGATGAATCAGAAATGAGAATGAGATTAGAAGAGCGGTTGAATAGAATAGAAAATAAGATCAATAATGAAATGGTGCTTCTGGTAGTGGACGGATTGGATGAGTGCCCTGAAATCCGAAATTATATTCCTAAATCCCGTTATTGGCTCAATGTTTTGATTCTTTCAAGGGAGATAGTAGAGGTTAAAGATTGGTGGCGAACACACGACAGGGAAAATAAGAGCGAAAAGAATTTAGAGAAATTATCAGATAATGAGATAATTTCACTTTTGTATGATGTTGTCGATAAATACCAGAAAGGGTTCAATAAAGAGTACGTATTTGAGGTATGTCGTCGATCAGAAGGCAATCCTTTATATTTGAAACTGCTTTGTGATCAGATTTATGATCATGGAGGGATGGTTGAGTCGATAGATAAGATTCCAACAAGTTTGACAGATCTTTATGCTTCTACTTTAAAGCGGATAAGTCAGCAACAAGGGGGCGCAGTAGCGCTAAATGTTCTGCGGATTTTGGCTGTAGCTAAAGATGCACTTTCTGTAAACATGATTCGTTTGATTTTGAGTCATAATAATAAAATACATATTGACACACAGGAGATCATTAACGGAATTGATTTGTGTCGTGAGTTGTTATTTGAAAAATTTGAGAAAAATATTAAAGAATATAAGTTTTTTCACGATTCATTGCGAAGTTGGATAGAAATAACTTATCATAATGAAAAATTAATGTTTTCCGGGTTATTAGCATGGTTATGCAGAAATTGGAGAGAATTTTCTGATTATGAGGCTAAAGTTTATTGTTTTAAGTTTGCCGCCGAGCATTTGTATGATGTAGGTGATGAAGATGGAATGTGGGAACTAATAAATGATAAAGAGTATTTTTCTGAACAGTTAAAATATTGTGAAAATTTTAATCTAGAGTCTATTACATTAAAAAATGCAGTCACATTATATGAAAATTCAAATAGAGCATTGTCTTTGTCAAGATTTCTCTATGCAGCGATGAGGCTTCGTCGAGTTATAAGAGATTCAGAGGGGAGATTGTTTAGCAAAGCAAAACAATATTTGTTTTTGAATTTATCTAATATAGATTTAGACGAAATAAAAAGTATTTTATTTGATGACGATTATATAAATAATCCAGTTTTTTTAAATATATTTCTTCATGTTTTGGATAAAGAATGTAGTAATTATATTAACAAAATTGTTTTTGATAATCATAAAATTATACTAATGATTGAAGAAGTGTTTAAAATATACAATGTTTCAACTATTGATCTCAGATTTATAAGTAATAATTTTTGTGTGTCTCTTATAGATAAAATTTATTATATATTTAAAAGTAGTAATATAAATTTAGCTTTTGATTTTTCAGTTTTACTTATAAGAGCATATCCTTCATTAACAAAGAAGTTAATACGTATTACTATCAGCAAAAAAGATTCATGCTATTATGACTATTTTATTTTACTTTTAAAATTTGTTCAAGAACATGATTCAACTGAATTAAAAGATGTTTTGTTTTTATTGGTTTTTAAGTGTGATATGGTGCATATTAAAAAACTAATTTTAAATAATATTTTAACAAAATATATATCATACTGCAAACAAGAGTATGAAATTAATCATTTGTTAATTACTTTAGTTAAAAGGATGTCTCGTGAGGGAATGTTTAGAGAATCTTTATCAGTGATCTCTCATGTTCATGAAGAAGCATTAATAAAAAAACTTGTATTTATTGTTCTTCAGAACATGATCATTGATGGGCGATTTGAAGAAAACAATTATTGTATCGAAAGTTATATGGAGTATTTGAGTGAAGATGATATTATTTCTTTGGAGTTTATGAATCTGTATTTTTCTAAATCTCCTAGATTAAACTTTAAAAAAATATATAATATTAAAAATTCAGCTGTATTAGCATTTACATTGGCAAATATTGCTATTTTAACTTTAGAAAATAATATAAATGATTTTTCACCTGATTTTGTCTTTAACATTGAAGATAGTAGTATACAATTTTGTGTTTTGAAGTGGTGTGTTATTACATGCTCTATGAACAATTTATTTCAAATGTCTATTTCGCTTATAGATCAATATAGTTCTTGTCAAAAAGGAAACAGTTCTTTTTTAGTGGAAATATTAAGCCATTGGATATCTCGATGCGACAATTTCTTAGAATTAGAAATATTTATTCAAACTATTGATCTTGCTTTAAGAAGTGTTGACAAAAATATATCAATAATAATGATTGATATAGCGTGTGGATTGTCTTTTTCTGGACACATAGATTACGTATCTAAATGTCTTGATGAGTTTTATTTAGGTTATAAATATGCCACTGATGATTGGATAAAAGTTAGTTTTTATAAAAAACTTTCATATATTGACACTTTATATCCAAATAATGATAAAGTTTTATATTGTATAAATCTTGTTAGAAATGATATAGAAACTTGGTCAATAATACATGGTATTTTATCTGATCATCATTATTTTAATCTTATGTATACGAATATGAAGTTAGATGAGTATTGGGTTATTTTAGACTATTGCAGGAGAATTTCTTGGAATAGTGATGCTGAAGATATGTTTGTGAATGACTATTTATTTAATATTTTGCCTGAGGATAGTCAGAAGTTATATTATATTGACAATATTTATAAGTTATTCAGGCTTGGTGAGGGATATCCTAGTCAGGACTGTTTAGTCGAAATAGCAGGTCGTGTGTATGATCTAAATGATCATGATAAAGCAATTGAGTATATAAAAATGATTGAATGCCGTGATTTGGCGGTAGCTACGACTACTTCTTTGCTGTGGCAAACGCCTTTAGATCATAGTATTTATAATGAATTATTAAATTTATTAAGAGGTTTTATTTATAATAGAGATAGCGAGCGTGTGTTGCGAGGGTATTCTATATTACTTGATTCACTCGTCGAGAAAGGATTCTATCAAATTTCTGTTAAAATTTTTTTTAATTGTTTAAAGGTTATTAGTGATGAACGAGATATATATAAAATATATGATTTATTTTGTATAATTATAATTCCTTTTGTCAAGATGCATAAAAAGTATCAAAATCATTCTTTTAGTGGGCATTTTTTTAAATTACTTTCAAATATTAAGACTTCTAATAATGTAAAATTTGATATATTTGCGTGCTTAATAATAAATTTCAAACAACTTAATATGTTAAGTTTAAATTTTTTTTCTTTTTTAGATGGTGTATTAAATTGTGATTTGTTTAAGACTTGGAATTATTTGCATTGTGCTATTTGGTGCGCTGATGTTAATTATAGATCGCTTTCGTTATATTACTTTAGAAAGGCTTACTCGAAAGAGTTTTTAATTTTATCTGAATATCGAAATGCCGTTGATATTTTTAACACTAAATGTATTATTGTTATTGAGATGGCAAGGTGTGGTTTTTATTACGAATCTAATAACTATTTTACATCATTATACTCTTGGTCTGTTTTGCATGGATACGAAAATTCTGTTTATTTTGGTTACTTGTCACATGTTTTCAGTACAGAAAATATTGCTTTTCATAATAAATTTGAATTTAGTTATGAAAATAAAAAATATAAATTTTTGTCCAGACTGACATGTTCGTTAAATGAAGACAAGATATATTGTTTAAATAATATTTTAAAATTAGTTATTTTCAATAAACTTGATGAATTTTACATTGAATGCGATACTAATCAAAATAATTTAAAACAATTATTTGTGCGTAATCAAGAGCATGTAAATAATGAAGCAGAGATTTTTAGTTCATGCTCAAATTATTCCTATGATTATGATTTTATATTTGAAAAAATTTGTTTTTATGCATCTAAAATTATTATGAATGATAATATAGAAAGTATTTGTGATATTATTAAATTATTAAAAGATTATAAAACATCTCTTTAG